cgtggtgaagacttggactCGGCCGCAgtggtggtcgctggtcaggccttaaataaaagcccatcggctgaatggttctccttacgtcggtttgtaacacgtctcggtaaatcgagCATAACTTCCTAATAAGTGTGACGATCAAAGAACTGATGTTTTGGTAATAACCTCATCTCATGGTCGTCTAAGAGGCAACAAACGGTGTCTCGCTCGAGTGCAGAGGCTGAATATCTCAGTGTAGCCAATGCTGTGGCTGAGCTCACTTGGCTGCGTAATCTCTTCGTCGAAATGCGGATCCTGGTTCCAAAGACGTCACTTGTGTTCTGTGATAACGTTAGTGCCGTATATCTTTCTACTAATCGGGTTCAGCATCAACGCACAAAGCATATTGAGATTGATATTCATTTTGTGCGTGAGAAAGTTGCATTAGGATATATCAAAGTCTTTCATGTTGCAACATCCCTCCAGTATGccgacatcttcaccaaaggaCTACCAACCACActattttaagattttcggtCCAGTCTGAGTGTTCGGCTACCTCCAGCTCCGACTGCGGGGGTGTGTTAGATAGGATATATGAGAatcttatatttgtatatatccGATATTGTTCCACATAGATATGGCCTTATGACATGTAacactatatatgtttgatgaATGCATAACTCTCCTTTCACGGAGATTCACACAATTACACGCTGCTTTACTCTACCTTGGACTTAAGGAGCTAGTGGCAGAAAAGAATGTGGAGACTAGGAAACAAGAGCTTGACAAAATGGTAAAGAAGTTTCAAAGAGAAGCGAGTCTCATGCTCAGGTCTGCAAAAAGATTCCTCAGAACATAGAACGTACAACAAGTAGTTGTAGAATAATACTCCATGATCCTAATGGTTATGCTCTCTTGGATTGAAATCAATCcggtttatgatttgtaaattttaacaCGTCcagttttcaatatttatagGTAATCATTGTTAAACTCTTTTCTTAACCGAAACTTCTTTCAACATGATAAAATCCCAAAACAATAGTATCTAATTGTGTGATGTGTTAGATATATTCTTTCATTGGATATGAAGTGCGAGAGACTCCAACCTTAGTAAATTCTTCTCCGGATCGTCGTCATCCGAAGACCCAAAGACGAAACATTTAACCCGGTTCCTCAAAACCAATAGGTTTCTGATGGCCATATATACAAATGTATATAACAGTATTCGTGTCCCACTCTTGGATAATACAAAGTACAAACACACTGCTAGCTACAGTTACatgtttatctttatttttaggAATACATAATAAAGTTGAATACATAATGCGCCTATGGGAATGATGTTTTAGATAATAAATCGATCTTTCAAGTAAATTACGAAAATACGAAAATTATGACGGGCCGGCGGGGTAGTGTGAAAAGACATTGGTCAATATAACTTTATACATTAGTGGAGAAATAGACGaacaataattaatgaaaatattttagaaattttgtacaagttttgatttttgagagacacttagttaaagaaaatatttatgtaatataaactatttaatattatagAAATCATTGTTAAATATGTAATAGGAGTTGTGGTTATACTAAAGTCAAGACTTAGAGGATACAAAATAATGACGGAAAACTACAAGAGACACATATGCAGTGAGTAGTAAAGTTGGGATCTTTGGTCCGATGCTGCTAAGAAATTTGGAAATCCGCGAGTTTGGCATGTGACCAAGGCATGGATCCTGAAACCCGAATGTTGTTTTGGGAGGCAGCAGTGGGAGCCAATTCTCAATGAAAGGAGATATGACCAAAGTGTCTTTAGAGATGCAGCGAATGAGGTTAGTGCTTGGATAGAATTTCAACAATCTCTTTTCATTGTCATGGAAGAAAAGATTCCCTGGCTTGGAAACCGCCACCGGCCTGAAATGCACATTCAAAGGAAAAGGGTAAAGATTTGTACACGAGTATAAAGGTATGGAGTAAGTCAAGGTCCATCCATCTTCTTTTTGTGCATCCATGGTCAATATCTCTAGTCTCCAGGGCGAAGAGGCAGTTGTGGCTAGGGCTAGACGGTCATCAAGGTTCACTAGCTGGTCTGCGGATCTAGTGGAATACCTGCTTGAGGGAACATCACGAAGGAGGGGGACGGAGTGATCTCCGCCATTCACCAATATTGACATCAAGAACTTCACAGTAATGGTGAGGATCAAAGAACATCCTCACAACTTTAAAGCTCCCATTGACTTTGTCCCTACCAAATCCCATCGCCCAAAATGCTGGGAAAAAATTGCACCACTTACCTACGATTTTCAATTCTTCTAAACCAATCAATTcataaacagaaaaaagaaaaaaagagtcgaataaattgtatatatatatatatagagagagagagagagagttcctGGTTACCATAAAGGTTCGAGAATTGATTTAGTATGTCTGAATAGCGGCGGGTCACTGGATCAGGACCGGAAGGGAATCTAATGATATCTCCGGTGGAAGGGTTCAGAACATTGACCCAACCCGGTACGGGGATGCAAACTAAACCGTCACATGTCAGCGAAGGTCGTGTGACGTCGTCGCAGTGTAGGTAGACCACATCGACCTCTTCGTCACCTTGGAATCGCGACTCGCTCCTCCGTTCTACTCCTCCAGAAGCAAGGATTTGCCGGCGGCTCTTTCGAAGAATCATACGCGAACGCCTCTCCGCGAAACTCTTCGATTCCACGATTGATCTCCATCCTTTTGAGACGGCTTTGAATTTGCGGATGGATTTACACGGCAATCGAAGGATGATTTCTTCCTGTAGATCGGCAACTAGGTAGAAGATCAtcggattagggttttgttcttctcccatcttttcctctctctattataatataaaataaaatataggccatgaatgtttacaagtttttaagTGGTTTTTGAATTCTAGTttctagtttttagattttagattttggtttatggtttttagattttgcgttaaaaatttattaaaaaaagaaaaacagaaaaaagaattcaaatcacgcttgaaaatgaaaaactagtaaaatatagattttggtttttctttgaaaattaccaaaaaccaacaaaatctgGATTCCCTaatttttaggaaatttgattttttcataATCTTGATTggttttaaagtagatttttgaaaaatctaaaaccaaaaacacttttaaaatctACAGCCATTCAAGGCCATAGAGTATATTCTTGTCCCAAACtcctacagtaaaacctctataaattaactttataaattaataaacactataaattaataaattttatcaGTCCCAACTCGaatcaatataaaaaataacaaaattcaataaaataataaaataataatttttctgaaatctccatataaaatatggtcctaataatatcataaattaataatcatataaatttacatatatatatataatatatataaagaaaaaaaatataatatatattttttctaaagctcatatctacaaaacaattgttatgttatattttcaaactataatgatataatatattttgtaacatatcataaatatagctacatttttttaagttttcaatttttatttatccattatttacattttgatagtttgattgactattaaaatacaacaatctatattatttttcataaatttaattttatgtatgtcatgtgtataagtgaatttgtatattgtatttgtaatttattgttaataatgttttttaaatattacaaattcaattctaatactataaaattttcactacaagaaaacatagcaGTTTCCTATGGTCAAATTAGTCGGGAAACGGTCGGAAAGAGACATTTCCAACCATTTACTGAAAACGGTATTTCAGTCGGAAATCGCTGGTCGGAAATTTATTTGGTTAGAAATCGGTCAGGAATTTCCAACCAAAACGTTGGTTGGATTTTCGTTGGATAAAATCGGTCGGATTTTGGTTAGAAAAATACCGACTGATTGCCTATGGCGTAAGTCTGTCAAGACTATATTACCGACCATTACCCAACCATTTAAATTCCAACCGATATTTCGACCAATATTTCCCGACCAAAATATTGTCAAATTAATGTAAAAtgtagaaaatgaaaattaactaaaaataaaaaaatgctaaattaactgaaaatcagaaaatactaaaaatatataaatataagatattgtCAATAATACCACATTAATAGATTCTTATATTAACCGTAACTCACTTTCTTGGAACATCATACAACAAAACCAGCAAAGTTAAAACACTCTAATTTTgaatttcatcatcatcttcttcttcttccggtgGACGACATTCTGGAAATTCGTTGAGAAGCTTCTCAGTAAACATCCTTCAAGTACTGGAATGTCTTGGTATTTTCCTCTTTCTCCATAACTAACTCAGAAATCTGGCTGTATGCTTCTAACTTCTTGTCATTATCCAAGCTGGGTAGGAAAGGAGCATTTAACTCTTCATGGTCTAGAAgagatccaaatccaaatctgtGTCCTTTCTTTTTGGGTATTGCCTGAGAATCAATGTTAAAATATGGAAACATCATGTTATCAAAAGACTGAAGAAGTGTCCACAATCTGCTTAGCCTTCTTGTAGACAATCTTGCcagtatttttacttttataaacatCCTCAATGAAATCCAGCATATTAGGCTCCACTCCACCATTTTCAATAGTCTTATATACATGGAAAAAGAACATGAGTAATATGCATTGGAATGATAATTCTTAAGAAAtgtaaaaaactcaaaattaccATCTCATCTTTACGCCTACATAATGATTTAGCTCCATTGAAGTGCACAAGAATTCCTTCATCATCTTGGTTGCTTCTCCTTTTTTGTGAGTTTGTTGCTGCCAATGCTGCCACTTTCTCATCACGCCAAAGATTAATGTACTCCTTCCATAAATCACCTGACATATGTTAGGTTTCTCTTTGTTGCATTTCCATTTTTGACATCTGTTTTTTGCATTCTCAAGATAGACTTTGTAATTACACCATATGGATCACGCTTAAACCTACATAAAACCAGTTAATAACATCAATAACTAACCTAATCTAAACTAAGAAATCTTACATATAGGTTTAACTTTTAATTTACCAAATAGCTCCTCGCTGCACTTTGGGATGAAGATACTTGAGAGTTTCACGTCCTGGAGCAATGAGAAGGTCCTCCACTGAAGCTGGTGGAACAGAACCGTTTGCATCGGCTGGTGGAACAGAACCGTTTGCATTGGTTTCAGAGTCTGGAATACTACCTCTCGGGTCTTCACTTATGAAAGGCCTATAAAAAGTGTCAAACTCTGGTGTTGAGCTACTAAACTGTTGTGACACATATTGAAGAAATGCATTACGATTGAAGTTCTACAATGAGAAAACAAAGCtgtcaataaaaaataatacaaataagAGAATTGAAAATATGAGAAGCCTAAGTCCCATAATTGGATTATAGAGAACAAATAATCTTACAGTGACGTTCAATTGCTAAGGTTTCTTCAAGAGTTATCTAATATCATgtgtaaagaaacacaaaatgaAAGTGGAGCCTTAATCCAAATGGGAAGCGCTCTAAGGGTTTATCGATctatgaagaaacaaaaactaaccGGTGGTGGGATTGGTGGGTTCGTCATGGCGGAGCGGCGCCGACTAAACGGTGAAACGACAGCAAGCAAACGCTGATTACGCGACAAACAACGGTGGATCTGCGAGGAGACTATGAAAAGAACGCTTAGGgttatgagaaaagaagaagaaagaagagactgCATAGAGGAGTGGAATCGTGGAAGCTTAATTAGGTTTATCCAAATATTAGTGGCTTTAGACAATTAAAAAATGGGCTAAATCGAGAACACACTGGCCCATTAGAGGCTTTATACAATAAACAATGGActaaatacagtaaaacctctataaattaatattattgggaccaagacattttattaatttatagtaatattaatttatctataaactaataattattaatttataatgtaaattaataattattaatttataatgtaaattaataattattaatttattgatatatttttaatagtttaacttttaaaaattatga
The Camelina sativa cultivar DH55 chromosome 6, Cs, whole genome shotgun sequence genome window above contains:
- the LOC104791400 gene encoding F-box/kelch-repeat protein At2g43270-like, whose amino-acid sequence is MGEEQNPNPMIFYLVADLQEEIILRLPCKSIRKFKAVSKGWRSIVESKSFAERRSRMILRKSRRQILASGGVERRSESRFQGDEEVDVVYLHCDDVTRPSLTCDGLVCIPVPGWVNVLNPSTGDIIRFPSGPDPVTRRYSDILNQFSNLYGKWCNFFPAFWAMGFGRDKVNGSFKVVRMFFDPHHYCEVLDVNIGEWRRSLRPPPS
- the LOC104791401 gene encoding uncharacterized protein LOC104791401; this translates as MTNPPIPPPNFNRNAFLQYVSQQFSSSTPEFDTFYRPFISEDPRGSIPDSETNANGSVPPADANGSVPPASVEDLLIAPGRETLKYLHPKVQRGAIWFKRDPYGVITKSILRMQKTDVKNGNATKRNLTYVR